From one Pseudalkalibacillus berkeleyi genomic stretch:
- a CDS encoding 50S ribosomal protein L25/general stress protein Ctc encodes MAIDLDVKVRDDFSRSTTRKLREEGNVPAVFYGNGDSKPIYLDRINFIKSIRDNGINSVINLSIDNKKHSAMVQDLQIDHLKDLLIHVDFREINLNEETDAEVPVHLVGEPAGAKEGGVLQHFLHTITVRALPAEIPSEFEVNVEELNISDAFTVADLIENSSYNILSDPEEVVVSVAPPTEEPEEEVADDEEQEPEVLSDKESDDSDDNNEEDNKE; translated from the coding sequence ATGGCTATCGATTTAGATGTAAAAGTAAGAGATGATTTTAGTCGTTCTACTACAAGGAAGTTACGTGAGGAAGGCAATGTTCCAGCAGTCTTCTACGGGAATGGTGACAGTAAGCCAATTTATTTAGACAGAATTAATTTCATTAAATCCATTCGTGATAATGGTATTAATTCAGTAATCAATCTTTCAATTGATAATAAGAAACATTCTGCAATGGTTCAAGATCTTCAAATCGACCATTTGAAAGATTTACTTATTCACGTTGATTTTAGAGAAATTAATCTTAATGAAGAAACAGACGCAGAAGTTCCAGTACACTTAGTTGGTGAACCTGCTGGTGCTAAGGAAGGTGGCGTATTACAGCACTTCCTTCATACCATTACGGTTCGAGCGTTACCTGCTGAAATTCCAAGTGAATTTGAAGTGAACGTTGAAGAATTGAATATTAGTGACGCATTTACTGTAGCTGATCTTATCGAAAATTCTTCTTACAACATTCTTTCCGATCCGGAAGAGGTTGTCGTATCAGTTGCACCTCCTACGGAAGAGCCTGAAGAAGAAGTGGCAGATGATGAAGAGCAAGAACCTGAGGTGCTCAGTGACAAGGAATCAGATGATTCCGATGACAACAATGAAGAAGACAACAAAGAATAA
- a CDS encoding putative polysaccharide biosynthesis protein: MNKVYVFFIDLGGVTMLDQTDVQKTFWRGTLVISGAALIVKVLSAFYRIPFQNIAGDLGLYVYQQVYPFYAIAFALSLYGFPLIISKIISENEGRQARDALTTTFVGLCTFFVIVFLILYHSADHIAKGMNDPMLVGPLRMASFSFLFVPFLSVMRGYYQGEKDMTPTAVSQIAEQMIRVGLILIFTIYLVTNGADRYLVGSGAVFGGLAGSVVAIFILGLFLKKQSKPILGIHFLPIRQSTALIGTILKGGLAICITAVMFALFQLVDALQVVPGLQSSGMDSLDAKVSKGVFDRGQPLLQLGTVLATAMALPLIPFIAKANQSNDRKRVIEFAGQSLKFSFIVGGAAAIGLAVIIEPTNVFLYEDQNGSLALGILGVAILFGSIAITSSAILQGLGKISFPVLFILISLGIKGLLNLWFIPHFGITGAAITTVMSAAFVAICNLMMVQKLTNVFQVHRFSSLKVVFALILMAVSTFLWKESLLLFQSGNERLVAGVIALSSAGIGAAVYLLVLMYQNVWNRDELRMLPKGEYLIKWFYRDRRGENG, encoded by the coding sequence ATGAATAAAGTATATGTGTTCTTTATCGATTTAGGCGGTGTCACAATGTTAGATCAAACGGATGTACAGAAAACGTTTTGGAGAGGAACACTTGTCATATCTGGCGCTGCATTGATTGTCAAAGTGTTAAGTGCCTTTTATCGGATTCCTTTTCAAAATATCGCTGGTGACCTTGGATTATATGTGTATCAACAAGTATATCCATTCTATGCGATAGCATTTGCATTAAGTTTATATGGTTTTCCGCTCATTATATCTAAAATCATTTCTGAAAATGAGGGGAGACAAGCAAGAGACGCACTAACGACAACGTTTGTTGGTTTGTGTACTTTTTTTGTAATTGTCTTTCTCATCTTGTACCATTCTGCGGATCACATTGCGAAAGGTATGAACGATCCGATGCTCGTTGGACCGTTAAGGATGGCCTCTTTTTCTTTTCTATTTGTTCCGTTTTTATCTGTAATGAGAGGATACTACCAAGGTGAAAAAGATATGACACCGACAGCTGTCTCTCAAATTGCAGAACAAATGATTAGAGTAGGTCTTATTTTAATTTTTACGATTTATCTCGTCACGAACGGAGCCGATCGCTATTTAGTAGGAAGTGGGGCTGTATTTGGAGGTTTAGCCGGTAGTGTAGTTGCTATCTTTATATTAGGTTTATTTTTGAAGAAACAATCAAAACCTATATTGGGGATTCATTTTCTGCCAATTCGTCAGTCAACTGCATTGATTGGAACCATTTTAAAAGGTGGACTTGCGATATGTATTACAGCCGTGATGTTTGCATTGTTTCAGCTTGTTGACGCTTTACAAGTTGTTCCTGGACTGCAATCAAGCGGTATGGATTCTTTAGATGCAAAAGTGAGTAAAGGTGTATTTGACCGGGGCCAGCCATTACTGCAATTAGGAACGGTTTTGGCGACTGCAATGGCTTTACCGCTTATTCCATTCATTGCGAAAGCGAATCAAAGTAATGATCGAAAGCGAGTCATTGAGTTTGCTGGTCAGTCATTAAAATTTAGCTTCATCGTTGGTGGTGCTGCTGCGATTGGATTAGCAGTCATTATTGAACCGACGAATGTGTTCTTATATGAGGATCAAAATGGTTCTTTAGCTCTTGGTATTCTCGGGGTGGCGATCTTATTTGGATCGATTGCGATTACGTCTTCAGCGATTCTACAAGGGCTTGGAAAAATTAGTTTTCCTGTACTTTTCATCTTAATTTCACTAGGAATTAAAGGGCTGTTGAACTTATGGTTCATTCCTCATTTCGGCATTACCGGGGCCGCAATTACGACTGTAATGAGTGCCGCCTTTGTTGCGATTTGTAACTTAATGATGGTCCAAAAGCTGACCAATGTATTTCAAGTCCATCGATTTTCTAGTTTGAAAGTTGTATTTGCCTTGATTTTAATGGCAGTCAGTACATTTCTATGGAAAGAATCCTTGTTACTCTTTCAGTCAGGTAATGAACGATTAGTTGCCGGGGTTATTGCGTTATCAAGTGCGGGAATAGGTGCTGCTGTTTATTTACTGGTACTTATGTATCAAAATGTTTGGAACCGAGACGAACTTCGGATGCTACCGAAGGGCGAATACTTAATTAAATGGTTCTACAGAGATAGGAGAGGTGAGAATGGGTAA
- the pth gene encoding aminoacyl-tRNA hydrolase has product MKVIAGLGNPGSKYEETRHNVGFKVIDQLSESLSIPLNKQKFNGLYGIGEVNGHKLCLLKPLTYMNRSGDSVVPLMKYYKVEREDLLVIYDDLDLVPGKLRLREKGSAGGHNGMKSIIQHLGSQDFKRIRIGIGRPEPGEAVPDYVLKTFKPDQQANINEALKRSADACENWADTPFSQVMNRFNG; this is encoded by the coding sequence ATGAAAGTCATTGCAGGTCTAGGAAATCCAGGTAGCAAATATGAAGAAACACGACATAATGTAGGGTTCAAGGTCATTGATCAACTTTCAGAATCCCTCTCCATCCCACTGAACAAACAGAAGTTCAATGGATTGTATGGCATAGGTGAAGTGAATGGACATAAACTATGTTTATTAAAGCCTTTGACCTACATGAACCGTTCAGGAGATTCTGTCGTACCTCTTATGAAGTATTATAAGGTTGAACGGGAAGATTTACTTGTCATTTATGATGATCTCGACTTAGTCCCGGGTAAGCTAAGATTACGTGAAAAGGGAAGTGCTGGTGGACATAATGGAATGAAATCCATCATACAGCATTTAGGTAGTCAAGACTTTAAACGAATTCGTATTGGCATTGGTCGGCCAGAACCAGGAGAAGCTGTTCCTGACTATGTGTTGAAAACATTTAAACCAGACCAACAAGCAAACATTAATGAAGCACTAAAACGCTCAGCAGATGCTTGTGAAAACTGGGCAGATACACCATTTTCGCAAGTTATGAACCGTTTTAATGGATGA
- the spoVT gene encoding stage V sporulation protein T — MKATGIVRRIDDLGRVVIPKEIRRTLRIREGDPLEIFVDREGEVILKKYSPISELGDFAQEYAESLYEHTQHIALISDRDSFIAVAGGGKKEYMNKNIGKLIENSMNDRKTVVSTQATSVEIIDGNNEPVSHVIAPIIANGDPIGSVVLLSKTDKPIGDIEQKLSETAAGFLAKQMEQ; from the coding sequence ATGAAAGCCACAGGTATCGTACGTCGCATTGATGATCTTGGACGGGTCGTCATCCCTAAGGAAATTAGAAGAACCTTACGTATTCGTGAGGGGGATCCTCTTGAAATTTTCGTAGACCGCGAAGGGGAAGTCATACTTAAGAAATACTCTCCCATCAGTGAGCTTGGAGATTTTGCTCAAGAATATGCAGAGTCATTATATGAGCACACTCAACATATCGCGTTGATTTCTGATCGTGATTCTTTTATCGCGGTGGCTGGTGGAGGCAAAAAGGAGTACATGAATAAGAACATCGGTAAATTGATTGAAAACTCGATGAATGACAGGAAAACGGTTGTCTCAACGCAAGCAACAAGTGTAGAGATTATTGATGGTAACAATGAGCCTGTATCTCATGTCATAGCTCCAATCATAGCAAATGGGGATCCCATTGGTTCGGTAGTGCTTCTTTCAAAAACGGACAAGCCTATTGGGGACATTGAACAAAAGTTATCTGAAACAGCTGCAGGATTTTTAGCGAAACAAATGGAGCAATAA
- the glmU gene encoding bifunctional UDP-N-acetylglucosamine diphosphorylase/glucosamine-1-phosphate N-acetyltransferase GlmU, translating into MSKRYAVVLAAGKGTRMKSRLYKVLHPVGGKPMVQHVVDQINKVEVDQIVTVIGHGAEKVKDQLGEEVDYVLQEEQLGTGHAVMQTEGLLGDLDGTTLVVCGDTPLISSETMDALLRHHEKENAKVTLLTAHAEDPFGYGRVIRNEDGTVSKIVEHKDASIHEQAVQEINTGTYCFDNRTLFEALKQVTNDNVQGEYYLPDVIEIVKDQQETVAAYQTPAFEETIGVNDRVALSQAEQYMKQRILTHHMKNGVTIIDPQQTYITSDVKIGSDTVVYPGTFIHGNTTIGEEAVIGPNTEIKDSQIGNETVVKQSVVHDSEVGHNVSIGPFAHIRPQSELGNDTKIGNFVEIKKSKLDDGSKASHLSYIGDAEIGKDVNLGCGSITVNYDGKNKHLTKVGDGAFIGCNSNLIAPVNVGENAYVAAGSTITDDVPGNSLSIARARQTNKEGYVSKIQEKQNNHRG; encoded by the coding sequence ATGTCGAAACGTTATGCAGTTGTCTTAGCAGCTGGAAAAGGTACCCGAATGAAATCTCGTTTATATAAAGTGTTGCATCCTGTAGGCGGGAAGCCAATGGTTCAACATGTCGTCGATCAAATCAACAAAGTAGAAGTCGATCAAATTGTAACTGTCATTGGTCATGGAGCAGAAAAGGTTAAGGACCAACTTGGTGAAGAAGTTGATTACGTCTTACAGGAAGAGCAGCTTGGAACCGGACACGCAGTTATGCAAACAGAAGGGCTTTTAGGAGATCTTGATGGTACGACACTAGTCGTTTGTGGAGACACCCCGCTCATTTCTTCAGAGACGATGGATGCTTTATTGAGACACCACGAGAAGGAAAACGCTAAAGTAACTCTTTTGACAGCTCATGCTGAAGATCCTTTCGGTTACGGAAGAGTCATTCGAAATGAAGATGGCACTGTATCTAAAATTGTTGAGCATAAAGATGCATCCATTCACGAGCAAGCTGTCCAAGAAATCAACACTGGTACGTATTGTTTTGACAATAGAACGTTATTCGAAGCTTTGAAACAAGTGACAAATGATAATGTTCAAGGTGAGTATTATCTACCTGATGTTATTGAAATCGTGAAAGATCAACAGGAGACGGTTGCAGCTTATCAAACCCCTGCATTTGAAGAAACGATAGGCGTTAATGACCGAGTTGCTCTATCTCAAGCTGAGCAATACATGAAGCAACGAATCCTTACACATCACATGAAAAATGGTGTAACGATCATTGATCCACAACAGACCTATATCACATCAGATGTGAAAATTGGCTCGGACACGGTTGTTTACCCAGGAACATTTATTCATGGGAATACAACAATCGGAGAAGAGGCGGTCATTGGACCGAATACAGAAATTAAAGACAGTCAGATTGGGAACGAAACGGTTGTTAAACAATCTGTTGTTCATGATAGCGAGGTAGGGCACAATGTATCTATCGGCCCATTCGCACATATTCGACCTCAGTCCGAATTGGGAAATGATACAAAGATTGGAAATTTTGTAGAGATTAAGAAATCTAAATTGGATGATGGTAGTAAGGCATCTCATCTAAGTTACATTGGAGATGCTGAGATTGGAAAAGACGTCAATCTTGGTTGCGGTTCAATTACGGTTAATTATGACGGTAAGAACAAACATCTGACAAAAGTAGGCGACGGTGCATTTATCGGTTGTAATTCTAACTTGATAGCACCTGTTAACGTTGGAGAAAATGCATACGTAGCAGCAGGATCTACGATAACTGACGATGTTCCAGGGAATTCGCTTTCAATTGCAAGAGCGAGACAGACGAATAAAGAAGGTTATGTTTCTAAAATACAAGAAAAGCAAAACAACCACAGGGGGTAA
- a CDS encoding ribose-phosphate diphosphokinase: MSKYENSKLKVFSLNSNEGLAEEITEHIGVHMGKCSVQRFSDGEIQINIEESIRGGEVYVIQSTSSPVNENLMELLIMIDALKRASAKTINVVIPYYGYARQDRKARSREPITAKLVANLLETAGATRVISMDLHAPQIQGFFDIPVDQLLAVPTLANYFESKNLDDIVVVSPDHGGVTRARKMADRLKAPIAIIDKRRPRPNVSEVMNIVGNIEGKTAILIDDIIDTAGTITLAANALIENGATEVYACCSHPVLSGPAIERIQNSKIKELVVTNTIELPEEKFIDKLTQLSVAPLLGEAIIRVHEQQSVSKLFD; encoded by the coding sequence GTGTCCAAGTATGAGAATTCCAAACTTAAAGTCTTTTCGCTAAATTCTAATGAGGGATTGGCAGAAGAAATAACGGAACATATCGGTGTTCATATGGGTAAATGTTCAGTACAAAGATTTAGCGATGGTGAAATCCAAATCAATATTGAGGAGAGCATCCGTGGAGGAGAGGTTTATGTTATTCAATCCACTTCATCCCCAGTTAACGAAAACTTGATGGAGCTCCTAATCATGATTGACGCGCTTAAACGAGCGTCCGCAAAAACCATCAATGTTGTCATTCCGTATTATGGATACGCTAGACAAGACCGAAAAGCACGATCAAGAGAGCCAATTACGGCAAAGCTTGTTGCAAACTTACTAGAAACAGCAGGTGCTACACGTGTGATTTCAATGGATTTACATGCCCCGCAAATCCAAGGATTCTTCGATATTCCAGTTGACCAACTATTGGCTGTACCGACATTAGCCAATTATTTCGAAAGTAAGAATTTAGACGACATCGTCGTTGTATCTCCAGATCACGGAGGCGTGACGCGTGCAAGAAAAATGGCAGATCGACTAAAAGCGCCAATTGCAATTATTGATAAGCGACGTCCACGTCCTAACGTATCGGAAGTGATGAACATTGTAGGTAACATCGAAGGAAAGACAGCGATTTTGATTGATGATATCATTGATACTGCTGGTACGATTACGCTTGCGGCTAATGCATTGATTGAAAATGGTGCAACAGAAGTATATGCATGTTGTTCTCATCCTGTCCTTTCAGGACCTGCAATAGAACGGATTCAAAATTCTAAGATTAAAGAGCTTGTCGTAACAAACACGATTGAATTACCAGAAGAAAAATTCATTGATAAGCTGACACAATTATCGGTTGCTCCGCTACTAGGTGAGGCGATCATCCGAGTTCACGAACAACAATCTGTAAGTAAACTTTTCGACTAA
- the mfd gene encoding transcription-repair coupling factor — translation MQGLLNYFCDNDDFQSLITGMSEGLSEQLVSGLSNSSRTLLMACLNRADDRSQLVVTHNLFQAQKLYEDLVSLVGEEKVHLYPVNELTSAEIAIASPELKSQRIDVLNQLSGHGRGNIIITPIAGLRRMIPPPHVWSASQFTLQVGTDIDLDQVKNKLVAMGYERSDMITSPGEFSIRGGIVDIFPLTESQPLRIELFDTEVDSIRYFDVETQRSADQLQEIKVGPAEEIILFPEHFDQAVQNVELGLSRSLQKIKDSGVKEKLTEHIGYELEQLKQKQTFQGMYKYISCYYDQPASLLDYLPDNTLVVVDEISRVQETSSNLEKQEAEWHTTLLNQGEMLSGLTLSHKYEELVNRPNLLFLYLSLFLRHVPHTNPQNIINMNCKAMQNFHGQLNVLQSEIQRWHNSKDAIVFLAADQDRAKRLERVLEDYNIESSFVDETTPLTPGKNHIIIGDLNGGFELPMRKLVVLTENEVFTKKTRKTRRPQKVSNAERIKSYSELKVGDYVVHINHGIGKYLGIETLDINGVHKDYIHLKYAGDDKLYVPVEQIDQVQKFVGSEGKEPKVYKLGGSEWKKVKSRVQSSVQDIADDLIKLYAEREASKGHAFSKDGGMQQDFESAFTYQETEDQLRAIEEIKQDMEKERPMDRLLCGDVGYGKTEVAIRAAFKAINDGKQVAFLVPTTILAQQHYETFQERFSEFPITIKSLSRFRTRKEQTETMKSLKAGTVDIVVGTHRILSKDIQFKDLGLLIIDEEQRFGVTHKEKIKQMKTNVDVLTLTATPIPRTLHMSMLGVRDLSVIETPPENRFPVQTYVVEYSGGTIREAIERELSRGGQVYFLYNKVESIERMTEEISQLVPDARVAFAHGQMRENELESVMIDFLDGNFDVLVSTTIIETGVDIPNVNTLIVNDADKMGLSQLYQLRGRVGRSNRVAYSYFMYQRDKVLTEVAEKRLQAIKEFTELGSGFKIAMRDLSIRGAGNLLGAQQHGFIDSVGFDLYSQMLKEAIEERKGDKPKKKEIELELDLNVDAYIPASYIQDEKQKIDMYKRFKGIESFDDIFDLNDEMVDRFGDYPDQVANLFAVARIKLYAQVEKVEKIEQLKNKQIQMLFSKETTLNIDGSKLFDIVNKIGRHVNLGMTQEQIKVLINHRKMTDEQILQTIEDVLEKVPQAKKEAVQA, via the coding sequence ATGCAAGGTTTATTGAACTATTTTTGTGATAATGACGATTTTCAATCCCTGATTACAGGCATGTCTGAAGGGCTCAGCGAACAACTCGTTTCAGGTTTATCCAACTCTTCTAGAACGTTATTGATGGCTTGTTTAAACAGAGCAGATGATCGTTCTCAGCTCGTGGTCACGCATAATTTATTTCAAGCTCAGAAGCTTTATGAAGACCTCGTTTCATTGGTAGGAGAGGAGAAGGTGCACCTCTATCCAGTAAATGAACTAACTTCAGCAGAAATTGCCATCGCAAGTCCTGAATTAAAGTCTCAAAGAATTGACGTATTAAATCAGCTATCAGGACACGGCAGAGGGAACATTATCATTACACCTATTGCTGGTTTAAGACGAATGATTCCACCCCCACATGTTTGGAGTGCCAGCCAATTTACACTTCAAGTGGGAACGGATATAGATCTGGATCAGGTGAAGAACAAGTTAGTTGCAATGGGATATGAACGTTCAGATATGATCACAAGCCCAGGCGAATTTAGCATTCGTGGGGGAATTGTTGATATATTCCCTCTGACCGAGTCACAGCCACTTAGAATTGAGCTCTTCGATACTGAAGTCGATTCGATTAGATATTTCGACGTTGAAACGCAACGTTCTGCTGATCAATTACAAGAAATAAAGGTAGGCCCAGCAGAAGAAATTATCCTTTTCCCGGAACATTTTGATCAAGCTGTACAAAATGTCGAACTTGGACTATCTAGGTCTCTTCAGAAAATAAAAGATAGTGGTGTGAAAGAGAAGCTAACCGAACATATCGGATACGAACTTGAACAGCTGAAACAAAAACAAACATTTCAAGGCATGTACAAATATATCTCTTGCTATTACGATCAGCCAGCTAGTTTACTAGACTATTTACCGGATAACACACTCGTTGTCGTGGATGAAATCAGTCGAGTGCAAGAAACATCTTCAAATTTGGAAAAACAAGAAGCAGAGTGGCACACAACCTTGTTGAACCAGGGAGAAATGTTGTCTGGTCTTACGTTAAGTCACAAGTATGAGGAATTGGTGAACCGTCCGAACTTATTGTTCTTATACCTTTCATTATTTTTAAGACATGTACCTCACACCAATCCCCAAAATATTATCAATATGAATTGTAAGGCCATGCAGAATTTCCATGGACAATTAAACGTACTGCAATCTGAAATACAAAGATGGCACAATAGTAAGGATGCTATCGTTTTCTTAGCAGCAGATCAAGATCGAGCGAAAAGGCTAGAACGTGTCCTTGAAGATTACAATATTGAATCAAGTTTCGTAGATGAGACCACACCTCTAACACCAGGGAAAAACCATATTATCATCGGAGATTTAAATGGTGGATTTGAATTACCGATGAGAAAGCTTGTCGTCCTAACTGAAAATGAGGTTTTTACAAAGAAAACGCGAAAGACGAGAAGACCACAAAAGGTCTCTAATGCTGAGCGTATCAAAAGTTATTCTGAATTAAAGGTCGGCGATTACGTCGTTCATATTAATCATGGTATTGGTAAATATCTTGGGATCGAGACCCTGGACATTAATGGCGTCCATAAAGATTATATACATTTGAAATATGCTGGGGATGATAAGCTCTATGTCCCCGTCGAACAAATCGATCAAGTACAAAAGTTCGTAGGTTCAGAAGGGAAAGAACCAAAAGTATATAAGCTTGGCGGTAGTGAGTGGAAGAAGGTCAAGAGCAGGGTGCAGTCTTCTGTTCAAGATATTGCCGATGATTTGATTAAACTGTACGCCGAACGAGAAGCCTCAAAAGGGCATGCATTTTCAAAGGATGGTGGAATGCAGCAAGACTTTGAAAGTGCATTTACCTATCAGGAAACAGAGGATCAACTCCGGGCAATTGAAGAAATTAAACAAGACATGGAAAAAGAAAGACCGATGGACCGACTATTGTGCGGTGACGTTGGATATGGGAAAACGGAAGTTGCTATTCGTGCTGCATTTAAGGCGATTAATGATGGTAAACAAGTGGCATTCCTTGTTCCAACGACAATTTTGGCGCAACAACATTACGAAACATTCCAAGAAAGATTCTCCGAATTTCCGATTACGATCAAATCATTAAGTCGGTTCAGAACGAGAAAAGAGCAGACAGAGACGATGAAAAGCTTAAAAGCAGGAACTGTCGACATTGTGGTTGGCACACACCGGATCCTCTCAAAGGACATTCAATTTAAGGATCTTGGTTTGTTAATTATTGATGAAGAGCAACGCTTTGGTGTCACGCACAAAGAAAAGATTAAACAAATGAAAACGAACGTAGATGTCCTTACGCTTACAGCTACACCTATCCCGAGAACGTTGCATATGTCTATGCTTGGTGTTCGTGATTTATCTGTAATCGAGACACCACCAGAAAATCGATTCCCGGTGCAAACGTATGTTGTTGAATATAGTGGTGGCACCATTCGAGAAGCGATAGAGCGTGAACTTTCTAGAGGAGGGCAGGTGTACTTTCTCTATAATAAAGTTGAATCAATAGAACGAATGACAGAGGAAATTTCGCAGCTTGTTCCTGATGCTCGTGTGGCATTTGCGCATGGACAAATGCGTGAAAATGAGCTTGAATCAGTCATGATTGATTTCTTAGATGGTAATTTCGATGTACTCGTAAGTACGACCATCATTGAAACGGGTGTAGATATACCGAACGTTAACACGTTGATCGTAAATGATGCCGATAAGATGGGCTTATCTCAGTTGTATCAGTTACGCGGTCGTGTAGGCCGGTCAAATCGTGTAGCCTATTCGTATTTCATGTATCAGCGTGACAAGGTACTTACGGAGGTCGCTGAGAAACGTCTGCAAGCCATCAAGGAATTTACAGAGTTAGGCTCAGGATTTAAAATTGCAATGCGAGACCTATCTATTCGTGGTGCGGGTAATTTATTAGGTGCACAACAGCATGGATTTATTGATTCCGTCGGATTCGACTTATATTCTCAAATGCTCAAAGAAGCAATTGAAGAACGTAAAGGTGACAAACCGAAGAAGAAGGAAATTGAACTCGAACTTGATTTGAATGTCGACGCTTATATTCCAGCATCATATATTCAAGATGAAAAGCAGAAAATTGATATGTACAAACGTTTCAAAGGAATCGAGAGCTTTGATGACATATTCGACCTTAATGATGAAATGGTCGACAGATTTGGAGACTATCCAGATCAAGTAGCGAATTTATTTGCGGTTGCAAGAATCAAGCTATACGCGCAAGTAGAGAAGGTAGAGAAAATCGAACAATTGAAAAATAAACAAATTCAAATGCTCTTCTCAAAGGAAACGACATTGAACATAGATGGCAGCAAGTTATTTGATATCGTCAACAAAATTGGTCGTCATGTTAACTTGGGGATGACACAAGAACAAATCAAAGTACTTATTAACCATAGAAAAATGACAGATGAACAAATTCTTCAAACGATTGAAGATGTCCTTGAGAAAGTTCCACAAGCGAAGAAGGAAGCGGTACAAGCATAA
- a CDS encoding anti-sigma-F factor Fin family protein: MSVYYACKHCNVHIGKLDVSSVATTNLGLDQLTDQEREEYVSYDDDGHVYVKSICEDCYEMLNKNPDYHALDTFIQ, from the coding sequence ATGTCAGTCTATTATGCATGCAAGCATTGTAATGTCCACATCGGAAAGCTAGATGTATCTTCCGTTGCGACGACAAACTTAGGTTTAGATCAACTAACAGACCAAGAAAGAGAAGAATACGTATCTTATGATGACGATGGACATGTTTATGTGAAATCTATATGTGAGGACTGTTATGAGATGCTAAATAAAAACCCAGATTACCACGCACTGGATACATTCATACAGTAA